Proteins from a genomic interval of Desulfitibacter alkalitolerans DSM 16504:
- a CDS encoding 6-phosphofructokinase has translation MRIGVLTGGGDCPGLNAVIRAITRSGIGRGHEIFGFKDGFKGLIENRYIVLNHESVSGILSRGGTILGTTNRDNPFKFKQIVDGKEVYLDMSGTMNENYHALKLDCLVVIGGDGSMRLANQISASTDIKVIGVPKTIDNDIVGTEMTFGFNSAVDIATDALDRLHTTAESHHRVMILEVMGRDAGWIALHGGAAGGADIILIPEIPYNLESINKTIQERIARGKSFSLIIVSEGIKTLSGEQIVREGIGMDIFNVPRLGGVSSWLARVIEEYTGIESRATILGHLQRGGSPNSFDRVFATQLGARAAELAAKGRFGEMVVLRENKITSIPLEQVKGVRLVPIDDPLVKTCREIGLSFGD, from the coding sequence ATGCGTATAGGAGTCTTAACAGGTGGAGGGGATTGTCCCGGATTAAATGCAGTTATTAGAGCCATTACACGCTCGGGTATTGGTCGAGGCCATGAAATATTTGGTTTTAAAGATGGTTTTAAAGGCCTTATTGAAAACCGATATATTGTTTTAAACCATGAGAGTGTATCAGGAATACTATCCAGGGGTGGTACCATCCTGGGCACAACCAACAGGGACAACCCTTTTAAATTCAAGCAGATTGTTGACGGCAAAGAGGTTTATCTAGACATGTCAGGGACAATGAATGAAAACTATCATGCTTTAAAGCTTGACTGTCTGGTTGTCATTGGAGGGGATGGCTCCATGAGGCTTGCCAACCAGATATCTGCCAGTACTGATATTAAGGTGATAGGGGTACCCAAGACAATAGACAATGACATTGTAGGAACGGAAATGACCTTCGGCTTTAACAGTGCAGTTGATATTGCAACAGATGCCCTGGACAGGCTCCATACCACAGCAGAATCTCACCACAGGGTCATGATATTAGAAGTAATGGGCAGGGATGCCGGCTGGATAGCCCTCCATGGGGGTGCTGCCGGCGGGGCAGATATCATACTCATACCAGAGATTCCCTATAATCTTGAATCCATCAACAAAACCATACAGGAAAGGATAGCAAGGGGCAAAAGCTTTAGCTTGATCATAGTTTCTGAAGGAATTAAAACCCTCTCTGGCGAGCAGATTGTCAGGGAAGGAATAGGCATGGATATTTTCAACGTTCCAAGACTTGGCGGTGTCAGCAGCTGGCTGGCCAGGGTTATTGAAGAATACACTGGGATAGAATCCAGGGCTACAATTCTAGGTCACCTGCAGAGGGGAGGTTCTCCCAACAGCTTTGACAGGGTCTTTGCCACCCAGCTGGGAGCCAGGGCAGCAGAGCTAGCTGCTAAAGGCAGATTTGGTGAAATGGTGGTGCTTAGAGAAAATAAGATTACCAGCATCCCTTTAGAACAAGTCAAGGGGGTCCGCCTGGTACCTATAGATGACCCATTAGTCAAGACATGCAGAGAGATAGGCCTGTCCTTTGGGGATTGA